The Parafrankia irregularis genome contains a region encoding:
- a CDS encoding response regulator transcription factor: MIKVLLADDQHLVRGALAALISLEDDLEVVGQVGRGDEVVSAVNRLHPDVVLMDVEMPGIDGLAAARAVRATAPDTQVLVVTTFGRTGYLRRAMEAGALGFVVKDAPAEALAEAIRRVARGERVVDPTLAAATLAGGASPLTGRERDVLVAARDGATVADIAQRLFLSEGTVRNYLSAVIAKTRTRNRMEALRVAEDSGWL; the protein is encoded by the coding sequence GTGATCAAAGTTCTGCTGGCGGACGACCAGCACCTCGTCCGCGGTGCGCTGGCCGCCCTGATCTCACTGGAGGACGATCTCGAGGTCGTCGGGCAGGTCGGGCGCGGTGACGAGGTGGTCTCCGCCGTGAACCGGCTGCATCCGGACGTGGTCCTGATGGACGTCGAGATGCCGGGCATCGACGGCCTCGCCGCAGCCCGGGCCGTGCGGGCCACCGCCCCCGACACCCAGGTGCTGGTGGTGACGACCTTCGGCCGCACCGGCTACCTGCGCCGCGCGATGGAAGCCGGTGCCCTCGGGTTCGTCGTCAAGGACGCCCCCGCCGAGGCCCTCGCGGAGGCGATCCGCCGGGTTGCCCGCGGCGAACGGGTGGTGGACCCGACCCTGGCCGCGGCCACGCTGGCCGGCGGGGCCAGCCCGCTCACCGGCCGCGAACGTGACGTGCTCGTCGCCGCACGCGACGGCGCGACCGTCGCCGACATCGCCCAGCGTCTCTTCCTGTCCGAGGGCACTGTCCGCAACTACCTGTCGGCGGTGATCGCCAAGACCAGAACCCGTAACCGCATGGAGGCCCTGCGCGTCGCCGAGGACTCCGGCTGGCTCTAG
- a CDS encoding sensor histidine kinase, with translation MASARWPAGDGEPAVAVTGVRGDRDLPGALVAWLLRPTLTGERRADEAGMNAARWRRSAGVFLIYLAYAVVDMARLNEGPATMAYGFVILAVFIYLYIGLLPQVLFGDQERHRLTVMSGMTACVVCYLPIAGGGGLVMTIYLAMTFVLLLRPIVSLPLVAACVVVETWLPEQVGWWQADGPQWSLSGPALLSAIAMYGVRAGARNQAELTRARLEIERLAKEQERLRIARDLHDLLGHALTTITVKAELASKLARRDPQRAAAEMAEVAALGRQGLADVRATVAGYREVNLVTELASARQVLAAAGISAELPATTEAVPGELRELFGWVLREGVTNAVRHSGAHHVRVRVDGHSIEIADDGSGPPSAPASSRPGSGLGGLRERVAAVGGQLEAGPAVSAVSAVSAVSAAATSGLAAADMRPVRRGFVLRAVIPSAVEPLAAAVPTTAFPAGPLPNTAAPVTAGSGTAGLGTGLPGGAGTARAEEGAR, from the coding sequence ATGGCGAGTGCCCGCTGGCCAGCCGGCGATGGTGAACCCGCGGTGGCGGTGACCGGGGTACGCGGTGATCGCGACCTGCCCGGGGCGTTGGTGGCCTGGCTTCTGCGCCCCACGCTGACGGGGGAGCGGCGGGCCGACGAGGCCGGGATGAACGCGGCGCGCTGGCGTCGCAGCGCGGGTGTGTTCCTGATCTACCTCGCGTACGCGGTCGTCGACATGGCCCGCCTGAACGAAGGCCCCGCCACCATGGCGTACGGCTTCGTGATCCTGGCCGTGTTCATCTACCTCTACATCGGTCTGCTGCCGCAGGTGCTGTTCGGCGACCAGGAACGCCACCGGCTGACGGTGATGAGCGGAATGACGGCCTGCGTCGTCTGCTACCTGCCGATCGCGGGCGGCGGTGGCCTGGTGATGACGATCTACCTGGCGATGACGTTCGTCCTGCTGCTGCGTCCGATCGTCTCGCTGCCGCTGGTGGCCGCGTGCGTGGTGGTCGAGACCTGGCTGCCGGAGCAGGTCGGGTGGTGGCAGGCCGACGGTCCGCAGTGGTCACTGTCCGGCCCGGCACTGCTGTCCGCGATCGCGATGTACGGGGTGCGGGCGGGGGCGCGCAACCAGGCCGAGCTCACCCGGGCCCGCCTGGAGATCGAGCGGTTGGCCAAGGAGCAGGAGCGGCTGCGGATCGCCCGCGACCTGCATGACCTGCTCGGCCACGCGCTCACGACGATCACGGTGAAGGCCGAGCTCGCCTCGAAGCTTGCCCGCCGCGACCCGCAGCGGGCCGCCGCCGAGATGGCCGAGGTCGCGGCACTGGGCCGCCAGGGCCTCGCCGACGTGCGGGCCACCGTGGCTGGCTACCGGGAGGTGAACCTGGTCACCGAGCTGGCATCCGCCCGGCAGGTGCTGGCTGCGGCCGGCATCTCGGCGGAGCTGCCCGCCACCACCGAAGCCGTCCCCGGCGAGCTGCGCGAGCTGTTCGGCTGGGTGCTTCGGGAAGGAGTGACGAACGCGGTGCGCCACAGCGGTGCCCACCATGTCCGCGTGCGTGTGGACGGGCACAGCATCGAGATCGCCGACGACGGGTCCGGGCCGCCGTCGGCGCCGGCCTCGTCCCGTCCGGGCTCGGGCCTGGGCGGGCTTCGGGAGCGCGTCGCCGCCGTCGGCGGCCAGCTGGAGGCCGGCCCCGCCGTGTCCGCCGTGTCCGCCGTGTCCGCCGTGTCCGCCGCGGCCACGTCGGGCCTCGCGGCGGCCGACATGCGGCCCGTGAGAAGGGGTTTCGTGCTGCGCGCGGTCATCCCGTCCGCGGTGGAACCGCTCGCCGCGGCGGTCCCGACGACTGCTTTCCCGGCGGGCCCTCTGCCGAACACCGCTGCCCCGGTGACTGCCGGCTCGGGCACTGCTGGCTTGGGCACTGGCCTTCCGGGCGGGGCGGGTACGGCGCGGGCCGAAGAAGGAGCCCGTTGA
- a CDS encoding alpha/beta fold hydrolase, translated as MRDGSRTGLLDVPGATLHYKIRGDGPALLVLPGGDGDADATDALAAGLTGRYAVISYDRRGQVRSPLQEADAAVDVATHGDDAARVLAAVAGGPALVFGVSLGALIGLDLICRHPHQVRRLVAHEPPATELLPEPDRQQAVHAQEEIERLYREEGLAAATRRLPALGGVDVTDREPDVAVPRPRPERIANLAFFLTHDAPAVRLHRLAWPGLRAAAGRIVPAAGVTSTGFPRQCARALAEELGRPLAEFPGGHSGFVLRPAAFAARLHDVLDQATGPAQDPAVADPAGPRPRSDERQAPRPVARP; from the coding sequence GTGCGAGACGGATCCCGGACAGGGCTGCTGGACGTACCAGGAGCCACGCTGCACTACAAGATCCGCGGCGACGGGCCCGCGCTGCTGGTGCTGCCGGGTGGTGACGGCGACGCCGACGCCACCGACGCGCTCGCCGCCGGGCTGACCGGCCGGTACGCGGTGATCAGCTATGACCGGCGCGGCCAGGTACGCAGCCCACTCCAGGAGGCGGACGCCGCTGTCGACGTGGCGACGCATGGTGACGACGCCGCCCGGGTGCTCGCGGCGGTCGCCGGCGGCCCGGCGCTGGTGTTCGGCGTCAGCCTCGGCGCCCTGATCGGGCTCGATCTGATCTGCCGTCACCCCCACCAGGTGCGGCGGCTCGTCGCACACGAGCCGCCGGCCACCGAGCTGCTCCCCGAGCCGGACCGTCAGCAGGCCGTCCACGCCCAGGAGGAGATCGAACGGCTGTACCGCGAGGAGGGGCTCGCCGCGGCCACGCGGCGGCTCCCCGCGCTCGGCGGGGTCGACGTCACCGACCGGGAGCCGGACGTCGCCGTGCCGCGGCCCAGGCCGGAGCGGATCGCCAACCTCGCGTTCTTTCTGACCCACGACGCTCCCGCCGTGCGGCTCCACCGGCTGGCCTGGCCCGGTCTGCGGGCCGCGGCGGGCCGGATCGTGCCCGCGGCCGGCGTCACCTCCACCGGCTTCCCCCGCCAGTGCGCCCGCGCCCTGGCCGAGGAACTGGGCCGGCCGCTGGCCGAGTTCCCCGGCGGGCATTCCGGCTTCGTGCTGCGACCGGCCGCGTTCGCGGCCCGCCTGCACGACGTCCTCGACCAGGCGACCGGACCCGCGCAGGATCCCGCCGTGGCAGATCCGGCCGGCCCTCGCCCACGATCTGACGAACGGCAGGCGCCTCGCCCGGTGGCCCGGCCGTGA
- a CDS encoding TetR/AcrR family transcriptional regulator, whose protein sequence is MPLDRDTPLAETRDRQTAPRTRRRGDTLEQAILDAAWEELAAVGSAELTVAAVAARAGTSKAVLYRRWPTRTDLLAAAISRRVVDLAGPPPDTGSLRGDVIAVLTTMNQRAHAAQAVPDIGGDLAVHLRRQAHADGADQTGIVLDRAAGRGEIDLDTLPPRLARLPVDLLHAELSLRHSPAPDDLIVEIVDDLFLPLAFLRASPTAPPAPHAPHAPHAPHAPRSDTR, encoded by the coding sequence ATGCCGCTCGACAGGGACACCCCACTGGCGGAGACCCGTGACCGGCAGACGGCACCCCGGACACGGCGGCGGGGAGACACCCTCGAGCAGGCGATCCTGGACGCGGCCTGGGAGGAACTCGCCGCGGTCGGCTCCGCCGAGCTCACCGTCGCCGCGGTCGCGGCCCGCGCGGGAACCAGCAAGGCCGTGCTGTACCGCCGCTGGCCCACCCGAACCGACCTGCTCGCCGCCGCCATCAGCCGGCGCGTCGTCGACCTGGCCGGCCCACCGCCCGACACCGGGAGCCTGCGCGGCGACGTCATCGCCGTCCTGACCACGATGAACCAGCGCGCCCACGCCGCCCAGGCCGTCCCCGACATCGGCGGCGACCTGGCCGTCCACCTGCGTCGCCAGGCTCACGCGGACGGCGCCGACCAGACCGGAATCGTCCTCGACCGTGCCGCCGGCCGCGGAGAGATCGACCTCGACACGCTCCCTCCGCGCCTCGCGCGCCTTCCCGTCGACCTGCTGCACGCCGAGCTGTCGCTGCGGCACTCGCCCGCCCCAGACGACCTGATCGTCGAGATCGTCGACGATCTCTTCCTCCCACTCGCCTTCCTGCGAGCCTCACCAACCGCACCACCCGCACCGCACGCACCGCACGCACCGCACGCACCGCACGCACCGCGCAGCGACACGCGCTGA